In Anaerobacillus isosaccharinicus, one genomic interval encodes:
- a CDS encoding AAA domain-containing protein translates to MDYMNEWQEALSVEINHLKKYGSTKYTVRHGHLITANHNDFTYYFETAVQVSIPVGSSIRILWGNQKLEGRMRSSEGRSLLLSLEKSIGDLINEAFLFHDPWELLEELSQRLYDSNKSKKKRNRIKQLLEPTIPPKHPIEKNKTNFHELFYRSKYNPATFVWGPPGTGKTYTLARVAANKYFQGKKVLILSHSNQAVDVLLLEIVQFLTKKARFQEGDVLRYGTGSKQVIEKPVTTQKLLETREPKLAKEKESITVEKRLIKHDLAHSFSKRDSESLLVMEKKLATLLEKVRQKELTFLKEAKIVGTTLAKAATDAAIYEKEFDIVIVDEASMAYVPQIAFAASLGKRVIVSGDFKQLPPIAAARHSLVEKWLKEDIFHRSGVVDSMENGTLHPHLMLLKEQRRMHPQISAFTNQYIYAGKVFDHSSMISKRNELIAQRPFPNLASILIDTSFTGQHCIQEKSSNSRLNLWQLFLSFQLIHEAYHGGAKSIGYVTPYRAQALLMEQLLQSLYEQEKAVADIISATVHRFQGSERDVMIFDTVDSYPTERSSMLLTGKDSERLVNVAITRTKGKFIQVSDRTFIKNNVYKGKTIRQLVEHQEQAKQVITHQQIGTWIKHQHPKLQWIHALKLEQVFRDLKSATKSITISCPSPLPNEWLDVLATKGERVKLTIISEQTRTSKLKASFNDQEVPFPFVIIDEQILWLGLPLEGVKNNHPPYVAARLVSPTFVEYLLSVLSLNQIRT, encoded by the coding sequence ATGGACTACATGAATGAGTGGCAAGAAGCACTCTCAGTTGAAATTAATCACTTAAAGAAATATGGAAGTACAAAATATACTGTTAGACACGGTCATTTAATTACGGCTAATCATAATGATTTTACGTACTATTTCGAAACGGCTGTACAAGTCTCTATTCCTGTTGGCTCAAGCATTCGTATCCTATGGGGAAACCAAAAGCTTGAAGGGAGAATGAGGTCTTCTGAAGGTAGAAGCCTATTACTATCATTAGAAAAGTCGATAGGGGATCTCATTAATGAAGCGTTTCTCTTTCACGACCCCTGGGAACTGTTAGAAGAACTTAGCCAACGTTTATACGATTCAAATAAAAGTAAAAAAAAACGAAACCGCATTAAACAACTTTTAGAGCCAACAATACCACCAAAACACCCGATTGAAAAAAACAAAACAAATTTCCACGAATTATTTTACAGGTCAAAATATAATCCAGCTACGTTTGTCTGGGGGCCACCTGGAACCGGAAAGACATACACATTAGCTCGAGTTGCGGCAAACAAGTATTTTCAAGGAAAAAAGGTTCTGATCTTGTCACATAGTAATCAAGCCGTTGATGTCTTACTTTTGGAGATCGTTCAATTCCTTACAAAAAAAGCTCGTTTTCAAGAAGGGGATGTCCTTCGTTATGGGACAGGATCAAAGCAAGTGATTGAAAAGCCCGTAACAACACAAAAGTTACTAGAAACACGCGAACCGAAATTAGCGAAAGAAAAAGAGAGCATAACCGTAGAAAAGCGGTTAATAAAACATGATTTAGCCCATTCATTTAGTAAGCGAGACAGTGAAAGCCTTCTTGTGATGGAGAAAAAGTTAGCGACTTTACTTGAAAAAGTTCGTCAAAAAGAATTGACCTTTTTAAAAGAAGCTAAAATTGTCGGCACTACATTAGCCAAGGCCGCAACAGACGCAGCTATCTATGAAAAAGAGTTTGATATCGTCATTGTTGATGAAGCGAGTATGGCTTATGTTCCGCAAATAGCTTTTGCTGCATCATTAGGGAAGCGGGTTATTGTCTCAGGTGATTTTAAACAATTGCCTCCCATTGCCGCTGCTAGACATTCTTTAGTTGAAAAATGGCTGAAGGAAGATATTTTTCATCGCTCTGGTGTCGTAGATTCGATGGAAAACGGTACGTTACACCCCCATTTAATGCTGTTAAAGGAGCAACGGCGGATGCATCCTCAAATCTCAGCATTTACAAATCAGTATATATACGCTGGAAAAGTGTTTGATCATTCAAGTATGATTAGCAAACGAAATGAATTAATCGCTCAAAGGCCATTTCCAAATTTAGCTTCGATTTTAATCGATACAAGCTTTACAGGGCAGCATTGCATTCAAGAAAAATCGTCCAATTCAAGACTAAATTTGTGGCAATTGTTTCTTTCGTTTCAACTTATTCACGAAGCATATCACGGTGGAGCGAAATCAATTGGTTATGTCACCCCTTACCGAGCTCAAGCACTTCTAATGGAACAACTTCTCCAAAGTCTCTATGAACAAGAAAAAGCCGTTGCTGACATCATTTCTGCAACTGTCCATAGATTTCAAGGAAGCGAACGAGATGTGATGATTTTTGATACCGTGGACAGTTATCCAACCGAGAGATCAAGTATGCTCCTAACAGGAAAAGATAGCGAGCGCCTCGTTAATGTGGCCATTACACGAACAAAAGGTAAGTTTATTCAAGTAAGTGACCGAACATTTATTAAAAATAATGTATACAAAGGGAAAACGATCCGCCAGCTTGTGGAACATCAAGAACAAGCTAAACAAGTTATCACTCACCAACAAATCGGAACATGGATTAAACACCAACACCCTAAGCTTCAATGGATACACGCCTTAAAATTAGAACAAGTGTTTCGTGACCTGAAATCGGCAACAAAATCGATCACTATTTCGTGCCCATCTCCGTTACCAAACGAATGGCTAGATGTTTTAGCGACAAAAGGGGAGCGCGTTAAGCTAACGATCATTTCAGAGCAAACACGAACATCTAAATTGAAAGCATCATTCAATGACCAAGAAGTCCCATTTCCATTTGTGATTATTGATGAACAGATACTTTGGCTTGGCCTGCCACTTGAAGGAGTAAAAAACAATCATCCTCCTTATGTAGCAGCAAGACTGGTTTCACCAACCTTTGTTGAATATTTATTATCAGTTCTTTCTTTGAATCAAATACGAACTTAG
- a CDS encoding DUF4097 family beta strand repeat-containing protein, which translates to MNKGALLGLALIAIGIFALVFNSTQQQSSSVFNFFSSGNVEINESKVVDGDKITSIDIHSSSPNVYLIPSDSDEIIIELTGEVSSKLKNSFSLDVDTSRDKLSVKVNRKSETIRNIFGTIVIRTKLEIYVPEKMYDSISINTSSGKIEIEDLHAKSFDLRASSGKIDIGNIIAEKNFNARTSSGRIEVSNSEAASLNTSASSGSITLKNIQTSTMNIATSSGSIELSDSMGEITAAASSGRITINNKQLNGNISVATSSGRVEINVQDLSSAIVDFKASSGRGNVSVPGMTIEEKSNNLIYGKIGSGDYKIKVRTSSGGFNLN; encoded by the coding sequence ATGAATAAAGGAGCTCTTTTAGGTTTAGCACTTATTGCGATTGGTATTTTCGCTTTAGTATTCAATTCAACTCAACAACAATCATCATCTGTATTTAACTTTTTTTCTAGCGGTAACGTGGAGATAAATGAAAGTAAAGTAGTAGACGGTGATAAAATCACTTCCATTGACATTCATTCATCATCACCAAATGTGTACCTAATTCCATCTGACAGCGATGAAATAATCATTGAGTTAACAGGTGAGGTAAGCAGTAAATTAAAAAACTCATTTTCATTAGATGTTGATACTAGTAGGGACAAATTAAGTGTCAAAGTTAATAGAAAAAGTGAGACGATTAGAAACATTTTTGGAACGATCGTCATTCGGACAAAACTTGAAATCTATGTACCAGAAAAAATGTATGACTCAATTAGTATTAATACATCTTCTGGGAAGATTGAAATCGAAGACCTTCACGCAAAAAGTTTTGATTTAAGAGCAAGCTCTGGAAAAATCGACATCGGTAATATCATTGCCGAAAAAAATTTCAATGCTCGAACATCTAGTGGCCGAATTGAAGTATCAAATAGTGAGGCAGCTTCCTTGAATACTAGTGCAAGCAGTGGTTCGATAACATTGAAAAACATTCAAACCTCTACAATGAATATCGCTACTTCATCAGGAAGTATAGAATTGAGCGATAGTATGGGGGAGATTACAGCAGCAGCAAGTTCTGGAAGAATTACAATTAATAACAAACAATTAAACGGAAACATTAGCGTTGCGACGTCCAGCGGTCGAGTCGAAATTAATGTCCAAGACCTTTCATCAGCCATCGTCGACTTCAAAGCAAGCTCCGGTAGAGGCAATGTATCCGTTCCAGGCATGACCATTGAAGAAAAATCAAATAACCTTATTTACGGAAAAATTGGCTCTGGGGACTATAAAATTAAAGTTCGTACTTCTTCAGGCGGATTTAACTTAAACTAA
- a CDS encoding Na+/H+ antiporter NhaC family protein has product MKDAILTFLFIVISLAFAAIFEIPLVIGFAVALILVISLVLRKGFTTKDVALASLDGIKRIKPVLYILALITLLIPAWIMSGTVPTMIFYIVNWIEPTWILLFAFMIAALTSFVLGTAIGTLGSLGIIIIGVAITVQVPIALVAGALVSGAFVGDRSSPLSSAFHLAANSVEVDPKSLFKKMIPTTLLMLSFSTIFYFIIGFFIEPQGVVENVEVTSLLNEFFQISFISLLPIVVLFGSILLKIRTIYSLGLGVLTGVVLAIFFQKLPGVDILENLAFGYHHSNEGLEAILRGGGIITMWQLFIFITLASMMNGILDKTQLFKVFMKKMFEKAFSLTNYTAKTVVIGIIFAIVGCNQAFPVMLTGRSLKDTWVDAGFTKEDLGRVVCDSALVTSGLVPWNMVAILSAAAIGVSTLDYALFAAFLWVGPVMTILVSYFYKPKQQIELQQKIAT; this is encoded by the coding sequence TTGAAGGACGCTATTTTAACATTTTTATTTATCGTCATAAGCCTAGCGTTCGCCGCTATTTTTGAAATCCCATTAGTGATTGGCTTTGCTGTTGCTTTAATATTAGTCATTTCACTTGTTTTACGAAAAGGGTTTACGACCAAAGACGTTGCTCTAGCAAGTCTAGACGGGATTAAGCGAATTAAACCAGTTTTATATATTTTGGCACTCATCACACTACTCATTCCAGCGTGGATTATGAGTGGTACGGTACCAACAATGATCTTTTATATCGTAAATTGGATTGAGCCTACATGGATTTTATTATTTGCTTTTATGATTGCTGCCTTAACTTCATTTGTGTTAGGAACAGCGATTGGCACACTCGGTTCGCTAGGCATTATTATTATCGGGGTAGCAATCACTGTGCAGGTTCCCATTGCCCTTGTAGCAGGAGCACTTGTTTCAGGGGCATTTGTTGGCGACCGCAGTTCACCACTATCATCTGCGTTCCACTTAGCGGCTAATTCCGTTGAAGTAGACCCTAAGAGTTTATTTAAAAAAATGATCCCAACTACCCTATTAATGCTTTCGTTTTCTACTATTTTTTACTTTATTATTGGATTTTTCATTGAACCACAAGGTGTAGTAGAGAATGTCGAGGTAACGAGCCTTTTAAACGAATTCTTTCAAATTTCATTCATTAGCTTACTACCAATTGTCGTCTTATTCGGTAGTATCCTTTTAAAAATTCGCACGATTTATTCATTAGGTTTAGGGGTGCTCACAGGAGTTGTACTCGCTATATTCTTTCAAAAGCTACCAGGTGTCGATATCCTTGAAAACTTAGCTTTCGGTTACCACCATTCCAATGAAGGACTAGAAGCGATATTAAGAGGTGGCGGGATTATAACGATGTGGCAGTTGTTCATTTTTATTACACTAGCAAGTATGATGAACGGTATTTTAGATAAGACACAACTATTTAAAGTATTTATGAAAAAAATGTTTGAAAAAGCATTCTCTTTAACAAATTACACAGCCAAAACTGTTGTCATTGGGATCATCTTTGCCATTGTCGGTTGTAACCAAGCTTTTCCTGTCATGCTTACTGGCCGCTCACTAAAAGACACGTGGGTTGACGCAGGCTTTACAAAAGAAGATCTTGGCAGAGTCGTCTGTGATTCCGCCCTTGTTACATCTGGATTAGTTCCATGGAATATGGTGGCGATTTTATCTGCCGCAGCCATCGGTGTTTCCACATTAGATTATGCTTTGTTTGCTGCCTTCTTATGGGTTGGACCAGTGATGACAATCCTCGTCAGTTACTTTTACAAACCAAAGCAACAAATCGAGCTTCAACAAAAAATCGCTACGTAA
- a CDS encoding LysM peptidoglycan-binding domain-containing protein, whose translation MESFSHYRLTPTDDGSYEIILYLNEHMAEFSTELGTKEGQESKSIEEQAECYTKKHLPNLKVKAIKIVAGTLLITTLGFTNLTTKAEASTHNGTEQTVSRTYTVVQGDTLSQIAVRFGTTVNAIRTSNNLNSDIIRVGQTLTIPNGTIGTPTNYIVVSGDSLFQLANRFGTTVDAIRQANNLTTDFLRVGQSLTIPNGATQTQAPTQQSTYTVVSGDTLSQIASRNGTTVDAIKRSNNLTSDFLRIGQTLVIPSEARTTTPEQQTTYTVVSGDTLSQIAARNGTTVDAIKRSNNLTSDFLRIGQVLTLPTSGEARSVPTTQVQTNINQAELDLLARIIFAEARGESLEGQIAVAAVILNRVKHNQFPNTVRNVIYERSHGHFQFSPAGNGELDRANPNTTNYEAARRALAGEDPTNGSLYFYNPSKTSDQWVRSRTVSTVIGNHVFAF comes from the coding sequence ATGGAATCATTTTCTCACTATCGGTTAACCCCAACAGATGATGGTAGCTATGAAATTATTTTATATCTAAATGAACACATGGCCGAATTTTCGACCGAGTTAGGAACAAAAGAAGGTCAAGAGTCAAAATCCATAGAAGAACAAGCGGAATGCTACACAAAGAAACATCTACCAAATTTAAAAGTCAAAGCGATTAAAATTGTCGCTGGGACGTTACTTATCACAACACTAGGGTTTACTAATCTCACAACAAAAGCTGAGGCATCGACCCATAACGGAACAGAACAAACTGTTTCCAGAACATATACAGTTGTTCAGGGAGATACACTTTCACAGATTGCAGTAAGGTTTGGAACAACGGTTAATGCAATTCGTACAAGTAATAACCTTAATTCAGATATCATTCGAGTTGGACAGACATTAACGATTCCAAACGGAACTATTGGAACTCCAACAAATTATATTGTTGTTTCTGGAGATAGTTTATTTCAACTTGCCAACCGTTTTGGAACAACAGTTGATGCCATTAGACAAGCAAACAACTTAACAACTGATTTTTTACGGGTCGGGCAATCATTAACGATTCCAAATGGGGCAACGCAAACACAAGCACCAACCCAGCAATCGACCTATACAGTTGTTTCAGGGGACACCCTATCTCAAATTGCCTCTAGGAATGGGACTACCGTTGATGCCATTAAAAGAAGTAACAACTTAACCTCTGATTTTCTACGAATTGGACAAACCTTAGTCATCCCATCAGAAGCGAGAACAACAACACCTGAGCAGCAAACAACCTATACCGTTGTTTCTGGTGACACCTTGTCTCAAATTGCGGCTAGAAATGGGACTACCGTTGATGCCATTAAAAGAAGCAACAATTTAACCTCTGACTTTCTACGAATTGGACAAGTACTTACGCTACCAACGAGTGGGGAAGCACGCTCGGTACCAACGACACAAGTCCAAACCAATATTAACCAAGCTGAACTAGATCTGTTAGCCAGAATAATCTTTGCAGAAGCTCGGGGAGAATCTCTAGAAGGACAAATTGCTGTGGCCGCTGTTATTTTAAATCGAGTGAAACATAATCAGTTTCCGAACACGGTTAGAAATGTCATTTATGAACGAAGTCATGGCCACTTTCAATTTTCTCCAGCAGGAAATGGAGAACTTGATCGCGCTAACCCGAATACTACGAATTACGAGGCGGCCCGCCGTGCATTAGCCGGTGAAGACCCGACAAATGGCTCGTTGTACTTTTACAACCCTAGTAAAACGAGTGACCAATGGGTTAGAAGTCGAACAGTTTCAACCGTCATTGGTAATCATGTTTTTGCGTTTTAA
- a CDS encoding dicarboxylate/amino acid:cation symporter: MKLVLKLIAGIVIGIIVGLIAPEFIVRLLITIKTVFGSFIGFIIPFIILFFIASGVANLGQKSGRLVGTTVGIAYVSTIIAGLLAFFVAITFVPMFSPEQSSISEGSALTPFLKLEIAPVMGVVTALVAAFLFGIGMTKIKSKILKDVFDEGKRIIDLVISYIIIPFLPIYIASIFAQLAAEGTVFDTLKVFGVVLLLAIATHWIWLLIQYVTAGSISGKNPFTLLKNMLPAYFTAIGTMSSAATIPVTLRSVKNNKVKDEIADFGVPLCATIHLSGSIITIVTTAVAVMLLTPELASPTFATMLPVIFMLGLIMIAAPGVPGGAIMAALGILTTMLGFSEAAIGLMIALYMAQDSFGTATNVTGDGAINVIIDKVNSKN; the protein is encoded by the coding sequence ATGAAACTCGTACTAAAGCTAATTGCAGGAATTGTAATTGGGATCATCGTAGGATTAATTGCACCTGAGTTTATCGTTCGATTACTTATTACAATTAAAACTGTTTTTGGTAGTTTTATTGGATTTATTATTCCTTTTATTATTCTATTCTTCATTGCTAGTGGTGTTGCAAACTTAGGGCAAAAATCTGGGAGATTAGTTGGTACGACAGTAGGTATCGCTTATGTTTCAACTATTATTGCTGGTTTATTAGCGTTCTTTGTCGCAATTACTTTTGTTCCCATGTTTTCACCTGAACAATCATCAATTTCTGAAGGATCTGCACTAACTCCATTTTTAAAACTGGAAATAGCTCCAGTCATGGGTGTTGTTACAGCACTTGTAGCTGCGTTCTTATTCGGAATTGGTATGACAAAAATCAAAAGCAAAATCTTAAAAGATGTTTTTGATGAAGGGAAAAGAATTATTGATCTCGTAATAAGTTACATTATTATTCCTTTTTTACCAATTTACATTGCAAGTATTTTTGCTCAACTTGCAGCAGAAGGCACCGTTTTTGATACATTAAAAGTATTTGGAGTCGTTCTTCTTCTAGCCATTGCTACTCATTGGATTTGGCTACTTATTCAATACGTAACAGCAGGATCGATTAGTGGTAAAAATCCGTTTACCTTACTAAAAAATATGTTACCAGCATACTTTACAGCAATTGGAACAATGAGTAGTGCAGCAACAATTCCTGTAACATTGCGATCAGTAAAAAATAATAAGGTCAAAGATGAGATCGCTGATTTTGGTGTACCACTTTGTGCAACCATTCATTTATCAGGAAGTATCATCACGATTGTGACAACAGCTGTTGCAGTTATGCTTTTAACTCCAGAATTAGCTTCTCCAACTTTTGCAACGATGTTACCAGTTATATTTATGCTTGGTCTAATCATGATTGCAGCTCCTGGTGTTCCTGGTGGCGCGATCATGGCAGCATTAGGGATATTAACAACAATGCTTGGCTTTAGCGAAGCGGCAATAGGTTTAATGATTGCTCTTTATATGGCACAAGATAGCTTTGGTACTGCAACTAATGTTACAGGTGATGGAGCTATTAATGTGATTATCGATAAAGTAAATTCAAAAAATTAG
- a CDS encoding ABC transporter permease: MISLIQNELLKLISKKKLIVITLIIATLISLFTYAQFKEAERMADRYNTTDWRTTLELQIADTRNRLDGNRITSEEWRQQLEIRIQQQQYYLDHDINPLEPGAPTFVRRFLESSVSLLLPLLIMIIAADLVSSEFSLGTVKLLLTRPVKRWKVLLSKYITLVLTVSLTVFIFGVLSYLISGLVFGYQGWSAPILLGFQTDGGVLNVTNVTLLPQWQYLLMAFGLAWFVTLVVGTLSFMLSVLVKSTAAGMGIMLSCLISGTILSSMVSSWESAKYFFMVNLNLIHYLSGSAPPIEGMSLLFSFTILLLWGIAALVISFTTFVRRDVF, encoded by the coding sequence TTGATTAGTTTAATCCAAAATGAGTTGCTAAAGCTTATTAGTAAAAAGAAACTAATAGTCATCACTCTGATCATCGCAACGTTAATCTCACTCTTTACGTACGCCCAATTTAAAGAAGCAGAACGAATGGCAGATCGCTACAACACGACGGACTGGCGGACGACACTTGAATTACAAATTGCTGATACACGCAATCGATTAGACGGTAATCGGATTACATCTGAAGAATGGCGTCAACAGCTAGAGATCCGAATCCAGCAGCAACAGTATTATCTTGATCATGATATAAATCCACTTGAACCTGGTGCACCAACCTTTGTTCGACGATTTTTAGAAAGCTCTGTAAGTTTGTTGCTTCCATTGTTAATTATGATCATTGCTGCAGATCTCGTATCCTCTGAATTTAGTTTAGGAACTGTAAAACTACTTTTAACAAGACCTGTGAAACGGTGGAAAGTGCTATTAAGTAAATATATAACCTTAGTTTTGACCGTATCATTAACCGTTTTCATCTTTGGTGTTTTGTCTTACTTAATCTCAGGGCTTGTCTTTGGCTATCAAGGCTGGTCTGCACCAATTTTACTTGGGTTCCAAACAGACGGGGGGGTCTTAAATGTAACCAATGTCACCCTCTTGCCCCAATGGCAGTATTTATTAATGGCTTTTGGGTTAGCATGGTTTGTTACCTTAGTTGTCGGAACGTTATCATTTATGTTGTCTGTTCTTGTCAAAAGTACAGCGGCTGGCATGGGCATTATGTTGTCATGTCTCATCTCAGGAACAATTTTAAGTAGCATGGTTTCCTCATGGGAATCAGCAAAGTATTTCTTTATGGTAAATTTAAACTTAATTCATTACTTGAGTGGCTCAGCACCACCAATTGAAGGAATGTCATTACTATTTTCATTCACGATCTTACTATTATGGGGCATCGCCGCCCTTGTCATATCGTTTACAACCTTTGTTAGAAGAGATGTTTTCTAG
- a CDS encoding ABC transporter ATP-binding protein, whose product MSNVTLSVKGLKKEIKGKKIIKGIDFELKEGEVFGFLGPNGSGKTTTIRMIVGLIKPTAGSVEICGYDIQKNFTRAMENLGCIVENPELYPYLTGWENLKLFSGMMKEIKERRLQEVVQLVGLTKRINDKVSTYSLGMKQRLGIAQALLGKPKILILDEPTNGLDPSGIREMRELIKFLATSENLSVFVSSHLLSEIQLMCDRVAIISNGAVLKVGEVRSLMSEQEELLWRVSPIEEAMTVFTLLEVEARVFGEYISTPYREEDVGEWNRKLVERGVTVTEITRKVPALEELFLQLTGGESID is encoded by the coding sequence ATGAGTAATGTTACGCTTTCAGTAAAAGGACTTAAAAAAGAGATAAAAGGTAAGAAAATTATTAAAGGGATCGATTTCGAACTTAAAGAGGGAGAAGTGTTTGGATTTCTAGGCCCAAACGGTTCAGGAAAAACGACGACGATTCGAATGATCGTTGGGCTCATTAAACCTACTGCTGGTTCTGTTGAAATTTGTGGGTATGATATTCAAAAAAATTTTACAAGAGCGATGGAAAATCTCGGTTGTATCGTTGAAAACCCAGAACTGTACCCATATTTAACTGGTTGGGAAAATTTGAAACTATTTTCAGGGATGATGAAAGAGATTAAGGAACGTAGATTACAAGAAGTTGTACAGCTTGTTGGCTTAACAAAAAGAATTAACGACAAAGTCAGTACGTATTCGTTAGGAATGAAACAACGTCTTGGAATTGCCCAAGCTCTGTTAGGAAAACCAAAAATATTAATTTTAGATGAACCAACAAATGGGTTAGACCCGTCCGGCATAAGAGAAATGCGAGAATTAATTAAATTTCTAGCTACAAGTGAAAATTTAAGCGTCTTTGTTTCTAGTCATCTATTGAGTGAAATTCAATTGATGTGTGACCGGGTCGCGATTATTTCAAATGGAGCTGTTTTGAAGGTTGGGGAAGTTCGCTCATTAATGTCTGAGCAAGAAGAGCTATTATGGCGAGTCTCTCCAATCGAAGAGGCGATGACAGTTTTTACCCTGTTAGAAGTTGAAGCGCGAGTTTTTGGTGAGTACATTTCAACACCATATCGCGAGGAAGACGTTGGTGAGTGGAATCGTAAACTAGTAGAACGGGGAGTTACAGTGACAGAAATAACGAGAAAAGTTCCCGCCTTGGAAGAGTTATTTTTACAACTGACTGGAGGAGAGTCGATTGATTAG